The genome window GATCAAATTATTTGCACTATTTGATGTTGCAGTCAACGATTGCGCTGTTTTGTCGAACGAATCAATTGTATGATTCAAGTTTCTCAACATTGCTTTAATATCTTGTTGAGTTGACGGATCTAATACGTTATTTACGCTTCCTAATGTTTGATTAAAACTTAATAAAACACTATCTAATTTTGCTTGAGTTGGTGTTAATTGTTTCGTCAAACCATCTAACATTCCGCCTGCAATACGACCTTGTAAATAATCACCATCTTTTGCTACATCTGGTCCATAGTCTAATAAAAGTCTAACTTCTGGTCCAGACATAATTCCTGGTTCGTAAATTTCTGCAATTGTTTTTTTCGAAAATTGAATATCTTTTTCGACAGAAATCACGACTTCAAAATAGATAGGTTTTGCAGTATCTATAATTTTAATTTCTTTCACCTGACCAACTCTCAAACCGTTTACAGAAACAGGTTTAGAAGGAGCTAATCCGCTTACATTTTCGTATTTTACTGTAAACAAACGTCCTGATGAAAAAATATTTTGACCTTTTAAGAAATTGAATAGCATGAAAAAACCTACTAAGGTTAAGATGGTAACAACTCCTATTTTTAATTCTTTAGATAACTTCACTTGTTATGATTTTATGCAAAAATAAAATTTAATTTGTAAAGAAACATTTTATATTACGTTTACATTGGTTCTTCGCCATTAAATGTAACGATAAAGGCGTTTCTAAAACCTTTGTCTTGTACTTGTTTCAATGTTTTTTGAGCAGATTCCATTGTTTT of Empedobacter falsenii contains these proteins:
- a CDS encoding MlaD family protein, whose translation is MKLSKELKIGVVTILTLVGFFMLFNFLKGQNIFSSGRLFTVKYENVSGLAPSKPVSVNGLRVGQVKEIKIIDTAKPIYFEVVISVEKDIQFSKKTIAEIYEPGIMSGPEVRLLLDYGPDVAKDGDYLQGRIAGGMLDGLTKQLTPTQAKLDSVLLSFNQTLGSVNNVLDPSTQQDIKAMLRNLNHTIDSFDKTAQSLTATSNSANNLIKTNEKTLNTTLNNASATMASAKATVDKFGKTADKLNALELDQVIKNFENASKNLNTLLEDMNNGKGSLGKLAKDETLANELEATIKNMNELVTDLKKNPSRYVNISVFGKKQPVQP